A portion of the Chlamydia avium 10DC88 genome contains these proteins:
- a CDS encoding DUF1186 domain-containing protein: protein MEISHILEDLAYDEGILPREAIEAAIVKHKQIIPYLLHILEEASERIPELINDGSYQGHLYAMYLLAQFRESRALPLIIKLFSFTDDTPHAIAGDVLTEDLSRIFASVCEDESLIKDLIETPGINPYVKAAGISSLVHLVGAKKISREKTIHYFGELLNYRLEKFPSFAWDSLIAAICALYPGELFYPISKAFQAGLIDETFISMEDVTNIIREETIESCIQELLSSPELINDTLEEMEKWLEDFPIEP from the coding sequence ATGGAAATTTCCCATATCTTGGAGGATCTTGCCTATGATGAAGGAATTCTTCCTAGAGAAGCTATCGAAGCGGCTATTGTCAAACATAAGCAAATAATTCCCTATCTACTCCATATCCTTGAAGAGGCTAGCGAGCGCATTCCCGAGCTAATTAATGACGGTAGTTATCAAGGTCACCTTTATGCAATGTATCTACTCGCCCAGTTTCGAGAAAGTCGTGCCTTACCCCTAATTATTAAATTGTTTTCCTTCACAGATGATACGCCTCATGCTATTGCTGGTGATGTTCTTACTGAAGATCTCTCCAGGATCTTTGCTAGCGTGTGTGAAGATGAATCTCTAATTAAAGACCTTATAGAAACTCCAGGAATTAATCCTTATGTAAAAGCAGCTGGGATATCCAGCCTAGTTCACCTTGTTGGGGCAAAAAAAATATCACGAGAGAAAACTATTCATTATTTTGGAGAATTATTAAACTACAGGTTAGAAAAATTCCCATCCTTTGCCTGGGATAGTTTAATAGCTGCCATATGTGCTCTATATCCCGGAGAACTCTTTTATCCTATTAGCAAAGCTTTTCAAGCAGGGCTGATAGACGAAACGTTTATAAGTATGGAAGATGTGACTAACATCATACGTGAAGAAACAATCGAATCCTGCATTCAGGAACTTCTTTCTTCTCCAGAGCTTATCAATGATACCTTGGAAGAAATGGAAAAATGGTTAGAAGATTTCCCTATAGAACCCTAG